In Curtobacterium sp. MCPF17_002, one genomic interval encodes:
- a CDS encoding solute carrier family 23 protein, translating into MGLPWKLHGDGKTVSATTIVAPDERLTWGRTVGLGVQHVVAMFGATFLVPLLTGFPPATTLLFSGIGTILFLLITGNRLPSYLGSSFAFIAPIAAATKIGGIPLALSGIIVVGALLAVIGAVVHLAGAGWIDRLMPPVVSGAIVALIGFNLAPAARDNFTKAPVVAVITLGAIILVTVLFKGLLGRLSIVIGVVVGYVAALIAGEVSFDAVHDAAWVGLPTFTAPAFDPGQLAIYLGFVPVVLALIAENVGHVKGVGQLTSRDLTPLTGRALFADGISTVLAGLGGGSATTTYGENIGVMAATRVFSTAAYWVAAIVAVLLGLSPKIGAVISSVPPGVLGGATTALYGLIGVIGIRIWVENRVDFAKPKNQLTAGIALIMGIADFTFTLGGASFGGIIVGTVAAIVVYHLMDLVGRARGTDEPTPTVSDEAHAATGAVPAEPRAD; encoded by the coding sequence ATGGGACTTCCGTGGAAGCTGCACGGAGACGGCAAGACCGTCTCGGCGACGACGATCGTGGCTCCGGACGAGCGCCTGACGTGGGGACGGACGGTCGGCCTCGGCGTGCAGCACGTCGTGGCGATGTTCGGTGCGACCTTCCTGGTCCCGCTGCTCACCGGGTTCCCGCCGGCGACGACGCTGCTCTTCAGCGGCATCGGCACGATCCTGTTCCTGCTCATCACGGGCAACCGGCTGCCGAGCTACCTCGGGTCGTCGTTCGCCTTCATCGCCCCGATCGCGGCGGCGACGAAGATCGGCGGCATCCCCCTCGCACTCTCCGGCATCATCGTCGTCGGCGCGCTGCTCGCGGTCATCGGCGCCGTCGTGCACCTGGCCGGCGCCGGCTGGATCGACCGCCTCATGCCCCCCGTGGTGTCCGGCGCGATCGTGGCCCTCATCGGGTTCAACCTCGCCCCCGCCGCACGTGACAACTTCACGAAGGCGCCGGTCGTCGCCGTCATCACCCTCGGCGCGATCATCCTGGTGACGGTCCTGTTCAAGGGGCTCCTCGGACGCCTGTCGATCGTCATCGGCGTCGTGGTCGGCTACGTCGCGGCGCTCATCGCCGGCGAGGTCTCCTTCGATGCGGTGCACGACGCGGCCTGGGTCGGCCTGCCCACCTTCACGGCGCCGGCGTTCGACCCCGGCCAGCTCGCGATCTACCTCGGCTTCGTGCCGGTCGTCCTCGCGCTCATCGCCGAGAACGTCGGACACGTCAAGGGCGTCGGACAGCTGACGAGCCGTGACCTCACCCCGCTCACGGGGCGCGCGCTCTTCGCGGACGGCATCTCGACGGTCCTCGCGGGCCTCGGCGGCGGCTCGGCGACCACCACCTACGGCGAGAACATCGGCGTGATGGCCGCGACCCGGGTGTTCTCGACGGCGGCCTACTGGGTGGCCGCGATCGTCGCCGTCCTGCTCGGGCTGTCCCCGAAGATCGGTGCGGTCATCTCCTCCGTGCCGCCGGGGGTGCTCGGTGGTGCGACGACCGCGCTGTACGGCCTGATCGGCGTCATCGGCATCCGGATCTGGGTGGAGAACCGCGTCGACTTCGCGAAGCCGAAGAACCAGCTCACCGCGGGCATCGCGCTCATCATGGGCATCGCGGACTTCACCTTCACGCTCGGTGGTGCGAGCTTCGGCGGCATCATCGTCGGCACCGTCGCGGCGATCGTCGTCTACCACCTGATGGACCTCGTCGGCCGCGCACGCGGCACGGACGAGCCGACACCGACCGTTTCCGACGAGGCGCACGCGGCCACCGGGGCCGTCCCGGCCGAACCCCGCGCCGACTGA
- a CDS encoding M13-type metalloendopeptidase produces MTDVASTSGIHTDELDAEVRPQDDLYRHVNGSWIDATPIPDDKARYGSFTVLAEAAEIAVRDIIERSQQAAPGTEERKVGDLFSSFADEQRLEALGTAPIEPLLAEIGAIETVDEVVRIVGRFERLGLPTFLQLFVDNDPGDPESYVVFLEQSGLGLPDESYYREERFADIRTKYREFVAAMFPLAGFADGGERTDNVIALETALASKHWDNVTTRDSQKTYNKLPWAEVAALAADIHLQHWWEAIDAPAGAFETLVVRQPSFVTGLAELLRGEPLEMWKDWLRWQVVRASAPYLTSTFSATNFSFYGTALTGAPKQRDRWKRGVSLVEGAMGEAVGRIYVQEHFDETSKATMDDLVANLVEAYRQSITALDWMTDETRARALDKLDKFTPKIGYPVKWRDYAALPVSADDLIGNVRAVASFQVDRELGKIGKPIDRDEWFMTPQTINAYYNPGFNEIVFPAAILQFPFFEAGRDAAANYGAIGAVIGHEIGHGFDDQGSQYDGDGRLENWWTEADRTAFEERTKALIAQYDALVPTEVPDGHVNGALTIGENIGDLGGLSIAWKAYLLSLGGQEPPVVDGLTGAERFFLSWAQAWRMAIRPEEAARLLSIDPHSPTEFRCNQVVRNIDVYYDTFGVTEGDAMYLDPVERVAIW; encoded by the coding sequence ATGACCGACGTCGCAAGCACCTCCGGGATCCACACCGACGAGCTGGACGCCGAGGTCCGCCCGCAGGACGACCTCTACCGCCACGTGAACGGCTCGTGGATCGACGCGACACCGATCCCCGACGACAAGGCGCGGTACGGCTCGTTCACCGTCCTGGCCGAAGCCGCCGAGATCGCGGTGCGGGACATCATCGAGCGCTCCCAGCAGGCCGCGCCGGGCACCGAGGAGCGGAAGGTCGGGGACCTCTTCTCCTCATTTGCCGACGAGCAACGACTCGAGGCGCTCGGCACCGCGCCGATCGAACCCCTGCTCGCCGAGATCGGCGCGATCGAGACCGTCGACGAGGTCGTCCGGATCGTCGGACGCTTCGAGCGCCTCGGGCTGCCGACCTTCCTGCAGCTCTTCGTCGACAACGACCCGGGCGACCCGGAGTCCTACGTCGTCTTCCTCGAGCAGTCCGGCCTCGGCCTGCCCGACGAGTCGTACTACCGCGAAGAGCGCTTCGCCGACATCCGCACCAAGTACCGCGAGTTCGTCGCCGCGATGTTCCCCCTCGCCGGGTTCGCCGACGGCGGGGAGCGCACCGACAACGTGATCGCGCTCGAGACCGCCCTGGCGTCGAAGCACTGGGACAACGTCACCACGCGCGACAGCCAGAAGACCTACAACAAGCTGCCGTGGGCCGAGGTCGCGGCGCTCGCCGCCGACATCCACCTGCAGCACTGGTGGGAGGCCATCGACGCGCCCGCCGGGGCCTTCGAGACCCTCGTCGTCCGGCAGCCGTCGTTCGTCACCGGCCTGGCGGAGCTGCTCCGCGGCGAACCGCTCGAGATGTGGAAGGACTGGCTCCGCTGGCAGGTCGTCCGTGCCTCGGCGCCGTACCTGACGAGCACCTTCTCGGCGACGAACTTCTCGTTCTACGGCACCGCACTGACCGGTGCGCCGAAGCAGCGTGACCGCTGGAAGCGCGGCGTCTCGCTGGTCGAGGGCGCGATGGGCGAGGCCGTCGGTCGCATCTACGTGCAGGAGCACTTCGACGAGACGTCCAAGGCGACGATGGACGACCTCGTCGCGAACCTGGTCGAGGCCTACCGGCAGAGCATCACGGCGCTCGACTGGATGACCGACGAGACCCGCGCACGCGCCCTCGACAAGCTCGACAAGTTCACGCCGAAGATCGGGTACCCGGTGAAGTGGCGCGACTACGCGGCGCTCCCGGTCTCCGCCGACGACCTCATCGGCAACGTCCGCGCCGTCGCGTCCTTCCAGGTCGACCGCGAGCTCGGGAAGATCGGCAAGCCGATCGACCGCGACGAGTGGTTCATGACCCCGCAGACCATCAACGCCTACTACAACCCCGGTTTCAACGAGATCGTGTTCCCCGCGGCCATCCTGCAGTTCCCCTTCTTCGAGGCCGGCCGTGACGCCGCCGCGAACTACGGCGCGATCGGCGCGGTCATCGGCCACGAGATCGGCCACGGGTTCGACGACCAGGGCTCCCAGTACGACGGCGACGGTCGTCTCGAGAACTGGTGGACCGAGGCCGACCGGACCGCGTTCGAGGAACGCACCAAGGCCCTCATCGCGCAGTACGACGCGCTCGTGCCGACCGAGGTGCCGGACGGTCACGTCAACGGCGCGCTGACGATCGGTGAGAACATCGGCGACCTCGGCGGCCTGTCCATCGCGTGGAAGGCGTACCTGCTGTCCCTCGGCGGACAGGAGCCCCCGGTGGTCGACGGCCTGACCGGGGCCGAGCGCTTCTTCCTCAGCTGGGCGCAGGCCTGGCGGATGGCGATCCGTCCCGAGGAGGCCGCGCGCCTGCTCAGCATCGACCCGCACTCGCCGACCGAGTTCCGGTGCAACCAGGTCGTCCGCAACATCGACGTCTACTACGACACCTTCGGCGTGACCGAGGGTGACGCGATGTACCTCGACCCGGTCGAGCGCGTCGCGATCTGGTGA
- a CDS encoding serine hydrolase — MTEPDAAPSPEPGAARRSRRRQHVGGADGRAHGRHRGGADERFAATLEALGTIARDGASVSASVIDTSTGKALLGVDDTLVQPVASLGRVLLLVEVAARLEDGRLHGDRLQRMARDTATGAGLWQFLQEPTMQVPDLATLVGATADAWAMNALLSTVGIDAVRERAESLGIERTALIDRARDRRGPDDAPDTSVAPTGELSWLMRGLALGEVVDEAVSNRVLGWLSLASDLTLVAGAFGLDPLAHRALDHGLQVVSVTGSSTGVRAEAGILRGPGSSVSYAVTVTFDDASLQRRLAVVEALRTMGTEVLEAVHVPAHR; from the coding sequence ATGACCGAGCCGGACGCGGCTCCGTCACCGGAGCCGGGAGCGGCTCGACGGTCGCGTCGACGACAGCACGTCGGCGGTGCCGACGGGCGTGCGCACGGTCGGCACCGCGGCGGTGCCGACGAACGCTTCGCAGCCACCCTGGAGGCGCTGGGCACGATCGCCAGGGACGGTGCGTCCGTCAGTGCGTCCGTCATCGACACCTCGACCGGCAAGGCCCTGCTCGGGGTCGACGACACCCTCGTGCAGCCGGTCGCGAGCCTCGGCCGGGTGCTGCTCCTCGTCGAGGTCGCGGCCCGGCTCGAGGACGGGCGCCTGCACGGCGACCGCCTGCAGCGGATGGCACGCGACACCGCGACCGGTGCGGGGCTGTGGCAGTTCCTGCAGGAGCCGACCATGCAGGTACCCGACCTCGCGACCCTCGTGGGTGCGACCGCCGACGCCTGGGCGATGAACGCGCTGCTGTCGACGGTCGGCATCGACGCCGTCCGGGAACGCGCGGAGTCGCTCGGGATCGAGCGCACCGCGCTCATCGACCGGGCACGTGACCGCCGGGGCCCGGACGACGCGCCGGACACCTCGGTGGCGCCGACGGGCGAGCTCAGCTGGCTCATGCGCGGGTTGGCGCTCGGCGAGGTCGTCGACGAGGCCGTGTCGAACCGGGTGCTCGGCTGGCTGTCGTTGGCGAGCGACCTCACCCTCGTCGCCGGGGCCTTCGGACTCGACCCGCTCGCGCACCGGGCGTTGGACCACGGCCTGCAGGTCGTGTCGGTGACGGGTTCGAGCACGGGGGTGCGGGCCGAGGCGGGGATCCTCCGCGGGCCCGGTTCGTCCGTGAGCTACGCGGTGACGGTGACGTTCGACGACGCCTCACTGCAGCGACGCCTCGCCGTCGTCGAGGCGTTGCGGACGATGGGCACCGAGGTGCTCGAAGCCGTGCACGTCCCCGCGCACCGCTAG
- a CDS encoding aminoglycoside phosphotransferase family protein translates to MLQPTTTALVDAAAGLLGRPLTLARELTGGQHARTLLVDDGDAHVVVRMFPRADDSVARELEVLRRLGPLGRLAPRALAHGELEGHGVIVTEAVPGGPPSPTLDPVVIGEQLGVALAAVHRLDPTGLPDDAREPTTRAGRLAASAQEAWREADLDRVLTHGDFWSGNTVWDGDRLTGVVDWSGARSAPRGVDLAWCRQDLVLLGSPVAAERFLAAYEAASGRRVLDVHAWDVVAAARADTYVETWAPNYAGIGRPEVDARVLRERFDAWVGALIGSRTAR, encoded by the coding sequence GTGCTCCAGCCCACCACCACCGCCCTCGTCGACGCCGCTGCCGGGTTGCTCGGTCGGCCGCTGACCCTGGCACGCGAACTCACCGGCGGGCAGCACGCCCGCACCCTGTTGGTGGACGACGGCGACGCCCACGTGGTGGTCCGGATGTTCCCGCGCGCGGACGACTCGGTCGCGCGCGAACTCGAGGTGCTCCGCCGGCTCGGACCGCTCGGCCGACTGGCCCCGCGCGCGCTCGCCCACGGGGAGCTCGAGGGGCACGGTGTCATCGTGACCGAGGCGGTCCCCGGCGGACCGCCGTCACCGACGCTCGACCCGGTCGTCATCGGCGAGCAGCTCGGTGTCGCCCTCGCGGCAGTCCACCGGCTGGACCCGACCGGGCTGCCCGACGACGCCCGGGAACCGACGACGCGGGCCGGGCGCCTCGCCGCCAGCGCGCAGGAAGCGTGGCGCGAGGCCGACCTCGACCGGGTGCTCACCCACGGCGACTTCTGGAGCGGGAACACCGTGTGGGACGGCGATCGGCTCACCGGCGTCGTGGACTGGTCCGGCGCGCGGTCCGCCCCGCGCGGCGTCGACCTCGCGTGGTGCCGGCAGGACCTCGTGCTGCTCGGCTCCCCCGTGGCGGCGGAACGGTTCCTGGCGGCGTACGAAGCGGCGTCCGGTCGTCGGGTCCTCGACGTGCACGCCTGGGACGTCGTCGCCGCGGCCCGAGCCGACACGTACGTCGAGACGTGGGCGCCGAACTACGCCGGCATCGGTCGGCCGGAGGTCGACGCGCGGGTGCTCCGCGAGCGCTTCGACGCCTGGGTCGGCGCGCTGATCGGGAGCCGCACCGCCCGCTGA
- a CDS encoding YciI family protein, with amino-acid sequence MSNYLISFDEGTMVFPVAELPAVSEATHAVVRDAKDAGVWVFGGGLPEASLGALVDTDGTVHDPATRPGKDTFIGGFCILDLPTRAEALRWAARFAEACRCAQEVREFMDDPES; translated from the coding sequence GTGAGCAACTACCTGATCTCCTTCGACGAGGGGACGATGGTGTTCCCGGTGGCCGAGCTGCCGGCCGTGTCCGAGGCCACCCACGCGGTCGTCCGCGACGCGAAGGACGCCGGTGTCTGGGTGTTCGGCGGCGGACTGCCCGAGGCGTCGCTCGGTGCCCTGGTCGACACCGACGGCACCGTCCACGATCCGGCCACCCGTCCGGGCAAGGACACCTTCATCGGCGGGTTCTGCATCCTCGACCTGCCGACCCGCGCCGAGGCGCTGCGGTGGGCGGCGAGGTTCGCGGAGGCCTGCCGCTGTGCCCAGGAGGTCCGCGAGTTCATGGACGACCCCGAGTCCTGA
- a CDS encoding Fic family protein, whose amino-acid sequence MGSYETVRRPGDPGASSRPFRSPMVFNAYVPDVLMGRTFALDGIDGAAILDATTAVAAIEARSTVLGSGDALGRMLLRAEAVGSSMIEGLEVSPRRLLEEEARAPEGAAQWSTAREVLGNIHAMTFLSDSVDPGDEVTLEVLLEAHRRLMAASTTPEYGGEVRRAQNWIGGPTPTSAAFVPPVPERVPELLDDLVEFVNTSTLPAIAIAAIAHAQFETIHPFADGNGRIGRALIHAVLRSRGLTAQSAPPVSLVLATRAGEYEGALQRYRTTEEPGSETGRAAAGQFVRLFAEAMAEVVDRMDRFETELTTIRSGWREALVGVRSDSAAWSVLDVAPRMPVMTMHTFAAATGKSEQAANTALRVLVERGILVQRSIGRRNRVFEADAVIGALTLLERRLASPVGDTALVPPTRRVPALPPSLG is encoded by the coding sequence ATGGGATCGTACGAGACGGTACGTCGCCCCGGCGATCCCGGGGCGTCATCGCGACCGTTCCGGTCGCCGATGGTCTTCAACGCCTACGTCCCGGATGTGCTGATGGGGCGCACCTTCGCCCTCGACGGGATCGACGGCGCGGCGATCCTCGACGCGACGACGGCGGTGGCCGCCATCGAGGCGCGCTCCACGGTCCTGGGCAGCGGCGACGCCCTCGGACGGATGCTGCTCCGCGCCGAAGCAGTGGGGTCCTCGATGATCGAGGGACTCGAAGTGTCCCCGCGCAGGCTCCTCGAGGAAGAGGCGAGGGCTCCCGAGGGTGCCGCGCAGTGGAGTACCGCACGAGAGGTGCTGGGCAACATCCATGCGATGACCTTCCTCTCGGACTCTGTCGACCCGGGGGACGAGGTCACGCTGGAGGTGCTCCTCGAAGCGCATCGCCGACTCATGGCGGCGAGCACGACGCCGGAGTACGGAGGCGAGGTCCGGAGGGCGCAGAACTGGATCGGCGGACCGACGCCGACGAGCGCCGCGTTCGTGCCCCCGGTGCCCGAGCGGGTTCCGGAACTGTTGGACGACCTCGTGGAGTTCGTCAACACGAGCACGCTCCCGGCCATCGCGATCGCCGCGATCGCGCACGCGCAGTTCGAGACCATCCACCCGTTCGCGGACGGGAACGGGCGCATCGGGCGGGCTCTCATCCACGCGGTGCTCCGCTCCAGGGGCTTGACCGCGCAGTCGGCACCACCGGTGTCGCTCGTCCTCGCGACGCGTGCCGGCGAGTACGAAGGCGCCCTGCAGCGCTACCGGACCACCGAAGAACCAGGATCCGAGACAGGGCGGGCGGCGGCAGGCCAGTTCGTGCGGCTGTTCGCCGAGGCCATGGCCGAGGTCGTCGATCGCATGGACCGGTTCGAGACCGAACTCACGACGATCCGGAGCGGGTGGCGGGAAGCACTCGTCGGCGTGCGATCCGACTCGGCGGCTTGGTCCGTGCTCGACGTCGCGCCCCGGATGCCGGTGATGACGATGCACACGTTCGCCGCCGCGACGGGTAAGAGCGAGCAAGCTGCGAACACCGCGTTGCGCGTGCTCGTCGAGCGGGGGATCCTCGTGCAGCGCTCGATCGGGCGGCGCAACCGGGTCTTCGAGGCAGATGCCGTCATCGGGGCACTGACACTGCTGGAGCGTCGGCTGGCGTCGCCGGTCGGTGACACGGCGCTGGTGCCGCCGACGCGTCGCGTCCCCGCACTGCCGCCCTCGCTCGGCTGA
- a CDS encoding NUDIX domain-containing protein: protein MSLPAVPPTLRVSALLLVRDRRVLMVRARARDVLYLPGGKAEPHETDVEAAIREAFEETGLRLSADDVDAFGTVTEPAHGQAPGTMVAMALFLVRPGGALDSATPVASAEVDEVEWITSRDADRCPPAGVETLRRLVAAELID from the coding sequence CTGAGCCTCCCGGCCGTCCCGCCCACCCTGCGCGTCAGTGCACTGCTGCTGGTGCGTGACCGACGGGTCCTGATGGTGCGCGCGCGTGCGCGCGACGTCCTCTACCTGCCCGGCGGCAAGGCCGAGCCGCACGAGACCGACGTCGAGGCGGCGATCCGCGAGGCCTTCGAGGAAACCGGCCTGCGACTCAGCGCCGACGACGTCGACGCGTTCGGCACCGTCACCGAGCCCGCCCACGGGCAGGCGCCCGGCACGATGGTCGCGATGGCGCTGTTCCTGGTCCGGCCTGGAGGCGCGCTCGACTCCGCCACGCCCGTTGCCTCGGCCGAGGTGGACGAGGTCGAGTGGATCACCTCGCGAGACGCGGACCGGTGCCCGCCCGCGGGTGTCGAGACGCTCCGCCGCCTGGTGGCGGCGGAGCTCATCGACTAG
- a CDS encoding glutamyl-tRNA reductase, whose amino-acid sequence MLICLTASHRNASFDLLERLSIGAPTAASRLVTDSDVLDGAVVLATCNRFEAYLDIAGDDRDSAVSATVDAVATASDLDPTEVLDSVQVLGGKDLVQHLFAVSSGLESVVVGETEISGQVRRSLEDARTNGTTTSELERLFQEAAHTSRGVKTRTRIGAAGRSLVRLGLELASSRITDWGHTRVLLVGTGSYAATTIAALRDRGATNIQVFSPSGRAQWFAAKHDLVAARDLRQAIGMSDVLITCTSSEVPVVGAADLDDGVRRIVIDLGLPRNVAPEAADVDGVELLDLETISIHAPVAELNAESEARAMVDDAVSRFRAQALEQSTTPALVAFRKHVFDILDDEIDRAKRRGDADGESVEQTERALRHLVGVLLHRPSVRARELGRAGRGEEFVGALDAVFGVRPEPEAELPAPVVPLAERTAPDRAVPERDDEADAS is encoded by the coding sequence GTGCTCATCTGTCTCACGGCGTCGCACCGCAACGCCAGCTTCGACCTCCTGGAGCGACTGAGCATCGGCGCACCGACCGCCGCGAGCCGTCTCGTGACGGACTCCGACGTGCTGGACGGGGCCGTCGTCCTCGCCACGTGCAACCGCTTCGAGGCCTACCTCGACATCGCGGGCGACGACCGCGACTCCGCCGTCTCGGCCACCGTCGATGCCGTCGCGACCGCCAGCGACCTCGACCCGACCGAGGTCCTCGACTCCGTGCAGGTGCTCGGCGGCAAGGACCTCGTGCAGCACCTCTTCGCCGTGTCGAGCGGCCTCGAGTCCGTCGTCGTCGGCGAGACCGAGATCTCCGGGCAGGTCCGTCGCTCGCTCGAGGACGCCCGCACGAACGGCACCACCACCTCCGAGCTCGAGCGCCTCTTCCAAGAAGCCGCGCACACCTCGCGCGGCGTGAAGACGCGCACCCGCATCGGTGCCGCCGGCCGCTCGCTCGTGCGCCTCGGCCTCGAGCTCGCCTCGTCGCGCATCACCGACTGGGGGCACACCCGCGTGCTCCTCGTCGGCACCGGCAGCTACGCCGCCACCACGATCGCCGCCCTCCGCGACCGTGGCGCCACGAACATCCAGGTCTTCTCCCCCTCCGGCCGGGCCCAGTGGTTCGCCGCGAAGCACGACCTCGTCGCCGCCCGGGACCTGCGCCAGGCCATCGGCATGAGCGACGTCCTCATCACCTGCACCTCGAGCGAGGTCCCGGTCGTCGGAGCGGCCGACCTCGACGACGGCGTCCGACGCATCGTCATCGACCTCGGACTCCCCCGCAACGTCGCCCCGGAGGCGGCGGACGTCGACGGCGTCGAGCTCCTCGACCTCGAGACGATCAGCATCCACGCGCCGGTCGCCGAGCTGAACGCCGAGTCCGAGGCACGCGCGATGGTCGACGACGCGGTCTCCCGCTTCCGCGCCCAGGCCCTCGAACAGTCCACCACCCCGGCGCTGGTGGCCTTCCGGAAGCACGTGTTCGACATCCTCGACGACGAGATCGACCGCGCGAAGCGCCGCGGTGATGCCGACGGCGAGTCCGTCGAGCAGACCGAACGCGCGCTCCGGCACCTCGTCGGCGTCCTGCTGCACCGTCCGTCGGTCCGCGCTCGTGAACTCGGCCGTGCCGGTCGCGGCGAGGAGTTCGTCGGAGCGCTCGATGCGGTCTTCGGTGTCCGTCCCGAGCCGGAGGCGGAGCTGCCCGCGCCCGTCGTGCCGCTCGCGGAGCGCACCGCGCCCGACCGGGCCGTCCCGGAACGTGACGACGAGGCGGACGCGAGCTGA
- the hemE gene encoding uroporphyrinogen decarboxylase, with amino-acid sequence MTDAPTTSLPASHPLVSGRTAGSPLVRALRGDRPETLPVWFMRQAGRSLPEYRELRVGTAMLDACLDPAMASEITLQPVRRHGVDAGIFFSDIVVPIKLAGVDVEIVPGRGPVLGSPIRSAADVEALEALDPAALAPISAAVARTVEQLGDTPLIGFAGAPFTLAAYLVEGGPSKDHIRARTLMHAEPETWSRLLGWAAEVSGAFLRAQVLAGASAVQLFDSWVGSLSRADYVQSVAPHSAAALAHVADLDVPRIHFGVGSGEVLHDMTTFGTDTVGVDAVGVDWRLPLDEAVRRVGTGVTLQGNIDPAMLSAPWPVLEAHVRDVVRRGGEARAHVVNLGHGVPPETDPTVLTRIVELVHGLGDGTGAADASHGADGLPGAAA; translated from the coding sequence GTGACCGACGCACCGACCACCTCCCTGCCCGCTTCGCACCCGCTCGTCTCGGGGCGCACGGCGGGTTCGCCGCTCGTCCGGGCACTGCGCGGCGACCGGCCGGAGACGCTGCCGGTCTGGTTCATGCGCCAGGCGGGGCGGTCCCTGCCCGAGTACCGAGAGCTCCGCGTCGGCACGGCCATGCTCGACGCCTGCCTCGACCCCGCGATGGCGTCCGAGATCACGCTGCAGCCGGTGCGCCGGCACGGGGTCGACGCGGGCATCTTCTTCAGCGACATCGTCGTGCCGATCAAGCTCGCGGGCGTCGACGTCGAGATCGTCCCCGGTCGCGGTCCGGTGCTCGGCTCCCCGATCCGCTCGGCGGCGGACGTCGAGGCGCTCGAAGCGCTCGACCCGGCGGCGCTCGCCCCGATCAGCGCCGCCGTCGCACGGACGGTCGAACAGCTCGGGGACACCCCGCTGATCGGGTTCGCCGGGGCACCGTTCACCCTCGCCGCGTACCTCGTCGAGGGCGGCCCGTCGAAGGACCACATCCGCGCCCGCACGCTCATGCACGCCGAGCCGGAGACCTGGTCGCGGCTGCTCGGCTGGGCGGCCGAGGTGTCGGGGGCGTTCCTCCGCGCCCAGGTGCTCGCCGGGGCCTCCGCCGTGCAGCTCTTCGACTCGTGGGTGGGGTCGCTCTCCCGCGCCGACTACGTGCAGTCCGTCGCCCCGCACTCGGCGGCGGCGCTCGCCCACGTCGCCGACCTCGACGTGCCGCGCATCCACTTCGGCGTCGGCAGCGGTGAGGTCCTGCACGACATGACGACGTTCGGCACCGACACCGTCGGCGTCGACGCGGTGGGGGTCGACTGGCGACTGCCGCTCGACGAGGCCGTCCGCCGCGTCGGCACGGGTGTCACCCTGCAGGGCAACATCGACCCGGCGATGCTGTCGGCGCCGTGGCCGGTCCTCGAGGCGCACGTGCGCGACGTGGTCCGCCGTGGTGGGGAGGCACGCGCGCACGTCGTGAACCTCGGGCACGGGGTGCCGCCGGAGACCGACCCGACGGTGCTCACCCGGATCGTGGAGCTGGTCCACGGACTCGGTGACGGCACCGGCGCCGCGGACGCCTCGCACGGCGCGGACGGGCTCCCCGGAGCCGCCGCGTGA